A genomic segment from Glycine max cultivar Williams 82 chromosome 1, Glycine_max_v4.0, whole genome shotgun sequence encodes:
- the LOC100818312 gene encoding naringenin,2-oxoglutarate 3-dioxygenase — MAPAKTLNSLVEEKSIESRFVRDEDERPKVAYNEFSNDIPVISLAGLEEEDGRRGEICKKIVEAFEEWGIFQIVDHGVDTKLVSEMTRLAKQFFALPPEEKLRFDMTGGKKGGFLVSSHLQGEAVQDWREIVIYFSQPMKSRDYTRWPEKPEGWRKVTEEYSDNLMALACKLLEVLSEAMGLDKEAVRKASVDMDQKIVVNFYPKCPQPELTLGVKRHTDPGTITLLLQDLVGGLQATRDNGNTWITVQPIEGAFVVNLGDHGHYLSNGRFKNADHQAVVNSSCSRVSIATFQNPAQEAIVYPLKVEEGGKPVLEEPISFAEMYRRKMNKDLEIARLKKLAREKKQLQDLDKVKLESKPLDEILA, encoded by the exons ATGGCACCGGCAAAAACGCTGAATTCTCTTGTTGAGGAAAAGAGTATTGAGTCTCGTTTTGTTCGTGACGAAGACGAGCGTCCAAAGGTCGCTTACAACGAATTCAGCAACGATATTCCAGTTATTTCACTTGCTGGATTGGAAGAGGAGGATGGGCGCAGAGGAGAGATATGCAAGAAGATTGTGGAGGCCTTTGAGGAGTGGGGTATTTTCCAGATTGTTGATCATGGCGTCGACACCAAACTCGTGTCGGAGATGACTCGTCTCGCCAAACAATTCTTCGCTTTGCCACCCGAAGAGAAGCTTCGCTTTGACATGACCGGTGGCAAGAAGGGAGGTTTCTTAGTCTCCAGCCACCTTCAA GGAGAAGCGGTGCAGGATTGGAGAGAGATAGTGATATATTTTTCACAGCCAATGAAAAGCAGGGACTATACGAGGTGGCCGGAGAAGCCAGAAGGGTGGAGAAAGGTGACGGAGGAGTACAGCGACAACCTCATGGCTTTGGCATGCAAGTTGTTGGAGGTGTTGTCTGAGGCTATGGGATTGGATAAAGAAGCAGTGAGGAAGGCGAGTGTGGATATGGACCAGAAGATTGTGGTCAATTTCTACCCGAAATGCCCTCAACCGGAGCTCACACTCGGAGTGAAGCGTCACACTGACCCGGGCACCATCACCCTTCTGCTTCAAGACCTGGTTGGTGGTCTTCAAGCTACAAGAGATAATGGCAACACTTGGATTACGGTTCAACCCATTGAGGGAGCTTTTGTCGTCAACCTTGGAGATCATGGTCAT TATCTGAGTAATGGAAGGTTCAAGAATGCTGATCACCAAGCAGTGGTGAACTCAAGCTGCAGCCGTGTATCCATAGCCACATTCCAAAACCCAGCACAAGAGGCAATTGTGTATCCGCTCAAAGTTGAAGAGGGAGGCAAGCCTGTGCTTGAAGAACCAATCTCATTCGCCGAGATGTACAGAAGGAAGATGAACAAGGACCTTGAGATTGCTAGGCTCAAAAAGTTGGCCAGGGAGAAGAAGCAGTTGCAGGACTTGGATAAGGTCAAACTAGAGTCCAAGCCTCTTGATGAGATTCTTGCCTAA